In Mycoplasmopsis synoviae ATCC 25204, the sequence TAATATCTATGTTAAAAGATGCTTTACTAGTATTTCAGTGAATGACAATTATCTCAGTTTTACTGCTTTCATTGCCGCAATTAATTAAAGTTGTTAAAGAAAAAGAAGCCAAGCACGTTAACTTTTTTTCTTTTTGAGTTGCGCATATTGGAATAGTGCTTTGAGTTATTTATGGGTCACTAAATAAATCAGATACATGAAACGTAATAGCAGCCGATGGATCTTCATTGTTTATCAATGGAGCTGGAATGTATTACCTTCATAAATATGACGTAAATCGTACTAGTAAAAAATTCTTTTGAGCTAATTTTTCTATTTTACTAACTTTTGTGGTGGCCATTGTTTTTGCGGCGCTACATTTTGCAATTAAAGAATTTCGGGTAAGCGATAAAGTCTCTTTAATATTTTCGCTAGTAGCTCCTGCTTTTACTACGCTAGCTTTTATTCCGCAATATATATACTCAATAAGAACCAAACAATGACAAGGCG encodes:
- a CDS encoding PQ-loop domain-containing transporter codes for the protein MLKDALLVFQWMTIISVLLLSLPQLIKVVKEKEAKHVNFFSFWVAHIGIVLWVIYGSLNKSDTWNVIAADGSSLFINGAGMYYLHKYDVNRTSKKFFWANFSILLTFVVAIVFAALHFAIKEFRVSDKVSLIFSLVAPAFTTLAFIPQYIYSIRTKQWQGVSYWMYALYVINNFIWISYWSLLIRKEQLDGNFDLINLYGALTWQSISLVLFSSQLTFTLHDRYFRQKDKYRKKHENNSN